Proteins from a genomic interval of Lacticaseibacillus pabuli:
- a CDS encoding O-antigen ligase family protein → MASKLKKTLILFIILQPFLDIFWLYQPPISDFLGMSPATIIRIIFVGVIGVMFLMADSTKKINIFFGAYVALLLVYFVLHQWNAGQFHSLMPGNFGYSTFGELFYIVRMVMPLFILVVVYRTEFNNQTLEYVVSWLSGLTAGSIVVSNLLKIGLGSYIHQWGKGGIIKQYGRQRITGTIFAWFNDSRHGDFYGFATKGFFNHANTVSAMLLMLTPLVLYFLIKNFNWKNVVLASLQMLAGLELGTKAAAYGTVVLFVMFFVLYFFFVYVMREMNFNWKPIVAITAILIVGVGLFHYSPSGNRQVSEDQIEEMANGKDQDKDTAKEIKHVNRKLKRLIKKGDDKKTAKYIEKHTSELALNHNYARKSYPVHHDLTFWLNVLKWPVYRRMNYRGLQNAIWQRVSNLNNNPKDKLFGFGYTRLTNMGLIERDFVSQYYAMGIIGTLLLVVPYILVLLFAALMILLHFRERFTLRNVTLGISSALTLGLSLYAGYVMDYLTATILLAFVMGLLLRGAMGKDEEVSDTLDFGKFHMSRKTLKGLK, encoded by the coding sequence GTGGCTTCTAAGCTCAAGAAAACCCTAATTTTATTTATTATATTGCAGCCATTTCTAGATATCTTTTGGCTGTACCAGCCGCCTATCAGCGACTTTCTCGGTATGTCCCCAGCGACGATTATCCGGATTATCTTTGTCGGTGTGATCGGTGTGATGTTCCTGATGGCAGACAGCACAAAGAAGATCAATATCTTCTTTGGCGCATACGTGGCGTTATTGCTCGTTTACTTCGTGCTACATCAGTGGAATGCGGGTCAGTTCCATTCCCTGATGCCAGGTAATTTCGGGTATTCCACTTTTGGCGAACTGTTCTACATTGTCCGCATGGTGATGCCACTGTTTATCCTGGTGGTGGTCTATCGCACCGAGTTTAACAACCAGACACTTGAATATGTCGTGTCCTGGTTGTCTGGTCTGACTGCAGGTTCCATCGTTGTTTCTAACCTCCTGAAGATTGGCTTGGGCTCCTACATTCACCAGTGGGGCAAGGGCGGCATCATCAAGCAATACGGTCGCCAGCGCATTACAGGGACGATTTTCGCTTGGTTTAACGACTCCCGCCATGGCGATTTCTATGGTTTTGCCACCAAGGGATTCTTCAACCACGCGAACACCGTCAGTGCGATGCTACTGATGCTGACGCCACTGGTGCTGTACTTCCTCATCAAGAACTTTAACTGGAAGAATGTGGTTCTCGCCAGCCTGCAGATGCTTGCCGGTCTCGAACTGGGGACCAAAGCTGCGGCATACGGGACGGTTGTGCTCTTCGTGATGTTCTTCGTCCTGTACTTCTTCTTTGTTTACGTGATGCGCGAAATGAACTTCAACTGGAAGCCAATCGTGGCCATCACGGCAATCTTGATTGTCGGGGTTGGGCTGTTCCATTACTCGCCGAGTGGGAATCGCCAGGTTTCCGAAGACCAGATTGAAGAAATGGCCAACGGTAAGGATCAGGACAAGGACACCGCCAAGGAAATCAAGCACGTCAACCGCAAGTTGAAGCGCCTGATTAAAAAGGGTGACGACAAGAAGACGGCCAAGTACATTGAGAAGCACACGAGCGAACTGGCGTTGAACCACAACTACGCGCGTAAGTCTTACCCAGTGCACCACGACCTGACATTCTGGTTGAACGTCCTGAAGTGGCCTGTATACCGCCGCATGAACTACCGTGGCCTGCAGAACGCCATCTGGCAGCGTGTTTCCAATCTGAACAACAACCCTAAGGATAAATTGTTCGGATTTGGCTACACGCGTCTGACCAACATGGGACTCATCGAACGGGACTTTGTTTCCCAGTACTACGCGATGGGGATTATTGGAACGCTGCTGTTGGTTGTGCCATACATCTTGGTTCTCCTGTTCGCAGCACTTATGATTCTGTTGCACTTCCGCGAGCGGTTCACGCTGCGGAATGTGACGTTGGGGATCAGCTCTGCATTGACGCTGGGCTTGTCCTTGTACGCCGGCTATGTCATGGATTACCTGACGGCGACGATTCTGCTCGCCTTTGTCATGGGTCTCTTGCTCCGCGGGGCGATGGGGAAGGATGAAGAGGTCAGCGATACGCTGGACTTTGGCAAGTTCCACATGAGCCGGAAGACGCTGAAGGGTTTGAAGTAA
- a CDS encoding glycerate kinase, translating to MQIVIMPDSFKGSLDAEQVANAIAAGLKQSLPDAQLSLMPVGDGGENTIKALSIALNLHAVPVAVHGADGGPITASFYTDVEGQTAYIQAADVLGYAQYIQPGVDSTHLSSTGVGELIAAARKRGAHAAVVALGGSATSDGGVGMLQQLEFGLPGFHESFAGAASLSEISKIVRPSGWDMTVTALADVTNPLTGSEGAAAVFGPQKNLTSFQINQIDRELTRLYPQNIAATPGAGAAGGLGAAIAGPLQGKIVSGIDYVLDAMGADQMLQTADVVITGEGHLDAQTKAGKVIAGIMARLRHLEVQPKTIALCGAIDATGVQALGLDAAFAIGPGNESLPDQMKHTTVNMTNTARSVGSLLK from the coding sequence ATGCAAATTGTCATTATGCCAGATTCATTTAAAGGGAGCCTAGACGCCGAGCAAGTTGCCAATGCCATCGCGGCTGGGTTGAAGCAGTCACTGCCGGACGCCCAACTGTCGCTCATGCCGGTTGGTGATGGCGGCGAGAACACCATTAAGGCCCTCAGCATTGCACTGAACTTGCATGCCGTTCCCGTTGCGGTGCATGGCGCGGACGGTGGGCCCATTACCGCCAGCTTCTATACGGATGTTGAGGGTCAAACCGCCTACATTCAGGCCGCTGATGTTTTAGGCTACGCACAATATATTCAGCCTGGCGTCGACAGCACGCACCTCTCCTCGACGGGGGTGGGTGAGCTGATTGCAGCCGCCCGCAAGCGTGGTGCCCACGCGGCAGTCGTCGCGTTGGGCGGATCAGCGACAAGTGACGGCGGTGTTGGGATGTTGCAACAACTCGAATTCGGCTTGCCTGGGTTTCACGAGTCATTCGCAGGTGCCGCATCCCTATCCGAAATTAGTAAAATTGTCCGGCCTTCCGGGTGGGATATGACCGTCACTGCCCTGGCTGACGTCACGAACCCACTGACGGGTAGTGAGGGCGCCGCCGCGGTATTTGGCCCGCAGAAGAACCTGACGTCCTTCCAGATTAATCAGATCGACCGGGAGCTGACCCGTTTGTACCCGCAAAACATCGCCGCAACGCCGGGTGCCGGCGCTGCTGGCGGATTGGGTGCGGCAATTGCCGGTCCATTGCAAGGCAAGATTGTTTCTGGCATTGATTACGTCCTGGATGCCATGGGTGCGGACCAAATGCTCCAAACTGCTGATGTGGTTATCACGGGTGAAGGTCACTTGGATGCGCAAACGAAAGCCGGCAAGGTCATCGCCGGGATTATGGCACGCTTGCGCCACCTCGAAGTGCAACCAAAGACCATCGCCCTCTGTGGCGCGATTGATGCAACTGGTGTGCAGGCACTTGGCCTCGACGCCGCGTTTGCGATTGGTCCTGGCAATGAAAGCTTGCCGGACCAAATGAAGCACACGACGGTTAATATGACGAACACCGCTCGCAGCGTCGGTAGCTTGCTCAAATAG
- a CDS encoding heavy metal translocating P-type ATPase, which yields MKTYWRLWVVLIVAVIALITGFGFGQMHAAQILITTVSLLLAALMFVDMVKTLLHGNFGIDLLAITAVVATVAVGEYWAALIVLLMLTGGDALEDYAAHKANSELRGLLAASPTKAHRMKGDQIEEVAAEDVQVGDTLLVRPGEVVAVDGTVLKGESTVDESSLTGESRPVTKEPDASIMSGSVNGDGALTMTATATSADSQYQSIVALVKQSIAQPAPFVRMADRYAVPFTILSYLIAGLAWLISGDPVRLAEVLVVASPCPLILAAPIALVSGMSRTSRNGIVVKSGAAIEKMAAAKTAAFDKTGTITQGVLHVADVVPAAGWAKDDLLLYAAAAEHQSTHILARSLVQTAPADLPIASDVRETTGSGVQAVVNGQTVRVGKAKFAGTTPQSDDTAVYVSVDGTYVGYISFADVTRPEASKTMQRLHQLGVKHLVMISGDRKPIADAVAKEVGIDEVYAEQLPVDKINIIRNRAKDERPVIMVGDGVNDAPSLTAADAGIAMGAHGATAASESADVVILRDDLSKVADAVLISRDTMRIAREAVLIGIAICTILMLIASFGVIPAIIGAMFQEVVDTVTILYALRARNG from the coding sequence ATTAAAACGTATTGGCGGCTGTGGGTTGTCCTGATTGTTGCGGTGATTGCCTTGATTACGGGTTTTGGCTTCGGTCAAATGCACGCCGCGCAGATCCTGATTACGACGGTTAGTCTGCTACTGGCGGCCCTGATGTTCGTGGATATGGTGAAGACGCTACTGCACGGCAACTTTGGTATCGATTTGCTTGCCATTACCGCCGTTGTCGCCACGGTCGCTGTCGGCGAATACTGGGCGGCGCTGATAGTCCTTCTCATGCTGACGGGTGGCGATGCGCTCGAAGATTACGCTGCGCACAAGGCGAACAGTGAGTTGCGTGGTCTACTCGCTGCCAGTCCAACCAAGGCCCACCGGATGAAGGGTGACCAGATTGAAGAGGTCGCTGCCGAAGACGTCCAGGTCGGTGACACCTTGCTCGTGCGGCCCGGTGAAGTTGTCGCGGTCGATGGCACGGTCCTTAAGGGCGAGAGCACCGTTGATGAATCCAGCCTGACGGGTGAATCGCGGCCTGTGACCAAGGAACCGGACGCTAGCATTATGTCCGGTTCCGTAAATGGTGATGGTGCACTGACCATGACGGCGACGGCCACGAGTGCGGACAGTCAGTACCAGAGCATTGTGGCCCTCGTTAAGCAATCCATCGCACAACCCGCGCCATTCGTACGGATGGCCGACCGGTACGCGGTGCCGTTTACCATACTCTCCTATCTAATTGCTGGCCTTGCCTGGTTGATTTCGGGTGACCCCGTTCGGCTCGCGGAGGTGTTGGTGGTTGCCTCGCCATGCCCGCTGATTCTTGCGGCGCCAATCGCCCTGGTTTCGGGGATGAGCCGCACCAGTCGCAACGGGATTGTGGTGAAGTCGGGTGCCGCGATTGAAAAGATGGCGGCGGCCAAGACGGCGGCGTTCGATAAGACCGGGACCATTACGCAAGGGGTCCTCCACGTGGCTGACGTGGTCCCAGCAGCTGGTTGGGCCAAGGACGATTTGCTGCTGTACGCTGCGGCGGCTGAGCACCAATCGACCCATATCCTGGCACGGTCACTTGTTCAAACGGCGCCTGCTGATTTGCCGATTGCCAGTGACGTCCGTGAAACAACGGGGAGCGGGGTCCAGGCTGTGGTGAATGGCCAGACAGTCCGTGTCGGCAAGGCCAAGTTTGCCGGAACGACGCCGCAGTCTGATGACACGGCAGTTTACGTCAGTGTTGATGGCACCTACGTTGGGTACATTAGTTTTGCCGACGTGACGCGCCCAGAAGCCAGCAAAACGATGCAGCGGCTGCACCAGTTGGGCGTGAAGCACCTGGTCATGATTTCTGGCGACCGCAAGCCAATTGCAGATGCCGTTGCCAAGGAAGTCGGTATCGATGAGGTGTATGCGGAGCAGTTGCCGGTTGACAAGATCAACATTATTCGCAATCGCGCTAAAGACGAACGGCCGGTCATCATGGTGGGGGATGGGGTGAACGACGCGCCATCACTGACCGCCGCAGACGCCGGCATCGCGATGGGTGCGCACGGCGCAACCGCCGCGAGTGAGTCGGCCGACGTGGTCATCCTGCGCGACGACTTGTCCAAGGTTGCCGATGCCGTGCTGATTTCCCGCGACACCATGCGAATTGCACGTGAAGCGGTGCTGATTGGCATTGCCATTTGTACGATATTGATGCTGATTGCCAGTTTTGGTGTGATTCCTGCGATTATCGGGGCAATGTTCCAGGAGGTCGTGGATACGGTCACGATTTTGTACGCATTGCGGGCACGTAACGGTTAA
- the lepB gene encoding signal peptidase I — MKRQRSNQEQETSGWKFFLQLVVLFVIVFGATLALTNFVVSKDRVTGTSMQPGLQDGDQLFSMRHRTPKRNDIVVVYAPDQASEKYMTANNATAADEQVKNGKLYVKGKEVPLKQHELYIKRVIGVAGDTVSAKNEKLYVNGKQVPQKYLSEKFSRQEINAYAKQYNIDEMTASTIKFTNDFNIATLKSTHRKTVPKGSYFVMGDNRFVSHDGRAFGFLKRKNIQSVVFWRFYPLNKMKTY, encoded by the coding sequence GTGAAGAGACAAAGGAGCAATCAAGAACAGGAAACCAGCGGCTGGAAATTCTTCCTTCAGTTGGTTGTCCTCTTCGTCATCGTATTTGGTGCAACGCTTGCACTGACTAATTTCGTCGTCAGCAAGGATCGCGTTACCGGGACCTCCATGCAGCCCGGACTACAGGACGGCGACCAGTTATTCTCCATGCGTCACCGCACGCCAAAGCGCAATGATATCGTCGTCGTGTACGCGCCTGATCAGGCTAGTGAAAAGTACATGACCGCGAACAACGCGACGGCAGCGGATGAGCAGGTCAAGAACGGCAAGCTGTACGTTAAGGGCAAGGAAGTCCCACTGAAGCAGCACGAATTGTACATCAAGCGTGTGATTGGTGTTGCTGGCGATACGGTTTCCGCCAAGAACGAAAAGCTGTACGTGAACGGCAAGCAGGTGCCGCAGAAGTACCTGAGTGAAAAGTTCAGCCGGCAGGAGATTAACGCCTACGCCAAGCAGTACAACATCGATGAGATGACCGCTTCCACGATTAAGTTCACCAATGATTTCAACATTGCGACCTTGAAGAGCACGCACCGCAAGACCGTGCCTAAGGGTTCCTACTTTGTCATGGGGGACAACCGGTTTGTTTCTCACGATGGTCGTGCGTTTGGGTTCTTGAAGCGGAAGAACATCCAGTCCGTCGTGTTCTGGCGGTTCTATCCTTTGAACAAGATGAAGACTTACTAA
- a CDS encoding NADPH-dependent F420 reductase — MRRPSATTAKRSSRGSRNCWEASKMAEPTIGIIGAGKLGSTLARIGTQRGLPILIGSRHSVADLKWIIDTMAPGAVTLSTPDVIKQADIIILAIPLSSYQDLDPKALAGKIVLDATNYWKEVDGTVNNISSLTESSSEVIQNYLADSLVAKAFNHMGYHDLEIEVDRHPDVRRAMAYATDHDEIRPTVEHVLSAFGFDPLDMGPLRFGLLLEPGSPLFGEAIPKVDFEDKIKHIYESDYGKKIVMARGSRIH; from the coding sequence GTGAGGAGACCATCCGCAACTACGGCGAAAAGGTCATCCCGCGGGTCAAGGAACTGCTGGGAGGCGAGTAAGATGGCTGAACCAACGATTGGTATCATCGGCGCCGGCAAACTCGGTAGCACCCTCGCCCGCATCGGCACGCAACGCGGCCTGCCAATTCTCATTGGTAGCCGCCACAGTGTCGCGGACCTCAAGTGGATTATCGACACGATGGCGCCGGGCGCAGTCACCTTGAGCACACCGGATGTCATTAAGCAGGCGGACATCATCATCCTGGCGATTCCGCTCAGCAGCTATCAGGACCTCGACCCCAAGGCGCTGGCCGGTAAAATCGTGCTAGACGCGACCAACTACTGGAAAGAAGTCGACGGCACGGTCAACAATATCTCAAGTCTGACGGAATCCTCATCCGAGGTCATTCAGAACTACTTGGCCGACAGCCTGGTCGCAAAGGCCTTCAACCACATGGGTTACCACGACCTGGAGATTGAAGTCGACCGGCACCCAGACGTCCGGCGCGCGATGGCCTACGCAACGGATCACGACGAAATCCGCCCAACCGTCGAACACGTGCTGAGCGCGTTTGGTTTCGACCCGCTGGATATGGGCCCACTGCGTTTTGGCCTCTTGCTGGAACCAGGCAGCCCGCTGTTTGGTGAGGCCATTCCAAAAGTGGATTTTGAGGATAAAATCAAGCACATTTACGAGAGCGACTACGGCAAGAAGATTGTGATGGCACGCGGGAGTCGGATTCACTAA
- a CDS encoding LLM class flavin-dependent oxidoreductase, giving the protein MADKKYTFGLDTFGDLAFHDDGTQMNGDQTLQQVVKEAKLADDLGIDLIALGEHHRPEFAISSPEVVLGAMAAVTKNIKLGTAVTVLSSDDPVRVFERFSTLHGLSGGREQIMLGRGSFTESFPLYGYDLEKYNELFEEKIAMWDELLKHKPMNWNGKLTQKLTNTKIFPLLPKNETIDTVVGVGGSPESIVRAVYYDFPVMIAIIGGEPTRFRPYVDLYHRAVAEYKKTEHPLGMHSHGIILEDAEEAKEVGWKYIRAEMDRIGIDRGWAPMTRDRFEFEIDKGSYYVGTPEQVAQKLAKNMKALDMSRFDLVYGTGGQLQHEREETIRNYGEKVIPRVKELLGGE; this is encoded by the coding sequence ATGGCAGACAAAAAATATACCTTTGGGCTCGACACATTCGGCGACTTAGCCTTCCACGATGACGGCACCCAGATGAACGGCGACCAAACCTTGCAGCAGGTTGTCAAAGAAGCCAAGCTGGCAGACGACCTCGGCATTGACCTCATTGCATTGGGTGAACACCACCGGCCAGAGTTCGCAATTTCTAGCCCTGAAGTGGTCCTCGGTGCCATGGCGGCGGTGACTAAGAACATTAAGCTGGGCACTGCAGTCACCGTGCTCAGTTCTGATGACCCGGTCCGCGTCTTTGAACGCTTCAGCACGCTGCACGGCCTCTCCGGCGGCCGTGAGCAGATTATGCTCGGTCGTGGTTCTTTCACCGAATCCTTCCCTTTATACGGCTATGACCTTGAAAAGTATAACGAGCTGTTCGAAGAGAAGATTGCCATGTGGGACGAGCTGCTCAAGCACAAGCCGATGAACTGGAACGGTAAGCTGACGCAGAAACTCACGAACACCAAGATATTCCCATTACTGCCAAAGAACGAAACCATCGATACCGTTGTGGGTGTCGGAGGTTCGCCAGAATCCATCGTGCGTGCGGTTTACTATGACTTCCCCGTCATGATTGCGATTATCGGCGGCGAGCCAACCCGCTTCCGCCCATACGTGGACCTCTATCACCGGGCCGTGGCGGAATACAAGAAGACGGAACACCCACTCGGCATGCATTCTCACGGGATTATCCTGGAAGACGCTGAAGAAGCCAAGGAAGTCGGCTGGAAGTACATTCGTGCCGAAATGGACCGCATCGGGATCGATCGCGGCTGGGCACCGATGACGCGTGACCGCTTTGAGTTCGAAATCGACAAGGGCTCGTACTACGTCGGCACACCGGAGCAGGTTGCCCAGAAGCTGGCAAAGAACATGAAGGCGCTGGACATGTCCCGCTTCGACCTCGTTTACGGGACTGGCGGTCAGTTGCAGCACGAACGTGAGGAGACCATCCGCAACTACGGCGAAAAGGTCATCCCGCGGGTCAAGGAACTGCTGGGAGGCGAGTAA
- the trpA gene encoding tryptophan synthase subunit alpha, with translation MSKISAAFADHKAFIPFIVSGDPTPEATLQNIKALADGGADIIELGIPFSDPVADGPVIQKGDLRAFADGISVAGVFDIVAKAREFTDIPMAFLTYANIPFQYGYDAFCKRCAELGVTGLVIPDLPYEEQGEIRPSAEKYGIDIIELITLTSGKDRVKQIASVAQGFIYVVSSEGVTGTRDEFDSRLTQLLSDIHAVTDVPAAIGFGIHTPDQAQAMAKIADGVIVGSGIVQIVGDKGTDAPAAVEQYVSELAAATH, from the coding sequence ATGAGTAAAATTAGTGCAGCATTTGCAGACCACAAGGCGTTCATCCCCTTCATCGTATCAGGTGACCCAACGCCAGAAGCAACCCTCCAGAACATCAAAGCCCTCGCGGATGGCGGGGCGGATATCATCGAACTTGGGATTCCATTCTCCGACCCCGTCGCGGATGGTCCCGTCATTCAAAAGGGTGACCTGCGTGCCTTTGCGGACGGCATCAGCGTCGCCGGCGTCTTTGACATCGTGGCCAAAGCCCGTGAATTCACCGACATTCCCATGGCATTTCTGACCTACGCCAACATCCCCTTCCAGTACGGCTACGACGCCTTTTGCAAACGGTGCGCCGAGCTGGGCGTGACGGGCCTGGTCATCCCCGACTTGCCATACGAGGAGCAGGGTGAGATCCGGCCAAGTGCTGAGAAGTACGGGATTGATATCATCGAGCTGATTACCCTGACTTCTGGCAAAGACCGCGTGAAGCAGATTGCCTCCGTTGCGCAGGGTTTCATCTACGTGGTCAGCTCTGAAGGGGTCACCGGCACGCGTGACGAATTCGATAGCCGCCTCACCCAATTGCTCAGCGATATCCACGCCGTCACCGACGTTCCTGCCGCCATCGGGTTTGGGATTCACACCCCAGACCAGGCGCAGGCCATGGCCAAGATTGCGGACGGTGTCATCGTTGGCTCCGGTATCGTGCAGATTGTTGGCGATAAGGGCACAGACGCACCAGCCGCCGTTGAACAGTACGTGAGCGAGCTCGCTGCTGCAACCCATTAA
- a CDS encoding phosphoribosylanthranilate isomerase: protein MTAIKICGLMRQADITAVNAAMPEYAGFVFAGGRHHLTPDQARPLIAALAPMITPVGVFKDNSAAEINAALTTGIQVVQLHGNEDEDLVRRLQARGVRVIRAFVGQPTSIPDTAADYVMLDAGAGSGKQLDWFRIPRPRQPLFLAGGITPDNIDQAIQAVHPDVIDVSSGAETNGLKDSHKINALVASAHQQERIVSYE, encoded by the coding sequence ATGACGGCAATCAAAATTTGTGGCTTAATGCGCCAAGCAGACATCACCGCAGTCAATGCGGCGATGCCCGAATACGCCGGCTTCGTCTTTGCAGGCGGGCGGCACCACCTTACCCCAGATCAGGCGCGACCACTGATTGCAGCCCTTGCCCCCATGATTACCCCGGTTGGTGTGTTCAAGGACAACAGCGCGGCGGAAATCAACGCGGCCCTCACGACCGGCATCCAGGTCGTGCAACTGCACGGCAATGAAGACGAAGACCTCGTCCGCCGCTTGCAGGCCCGCGGGGTGCGTGTCATTCGCGCCTTCGTTGGTCAGCCAACCAGCATTCCAGACACCGCCGCCGATTACGTCATGCTCGACGCCGGTGCCGGTAGTGGCAAACAACTCGATTGGTTCCGCATCCCCCGCCCCCGGCAACCCTTATTCCTCGCTGGCGGGATTACCCCAGATAATATTGACCAAGCCATCCAAGCCGTTCATCCCGATGTCATTGACGTCTCGAGCGGCGCGGAAACAAATGGCTTGAAGGATTCTCACAAGATCAACGCACTGGTCGCAAGCGCGCACCAGCAAGAAAGGATAGTAAGTTATGAGTAA
- the trpC gene encoding indole-3-glycerol phosphate synthase TrpC, giving the protein MILDDLVAATKARMRREQALVPLAAMKMQAEAAPKPDRQATLAALRRQPNQPLNVIAEVKKASPSKGLITADFNPVATAKEYAAAGVSAISVLTEPDYFQGNIDFLKQIAAQVDLPLLRKDFTIDPYMIYEARAAGASLILLIVAILDDAQLRDYLQLARKLGLAAIVEAHSADEVRRALAAGAEIIGVNNRDLRTFTVDLNNSVRLRQVVPADKIFIAESGVHTAADAKVLADAGADTILVGEAFMRADNKQALLAELVGR; this is encoded by the coding sequence ATGATTCTAGACGATTTAGTCGCCGCGACGAAGGCCCGCATGCGGCGCGAACAGGCACTGGTACCCTTAGCTGCCATGAAGATGCAGGCTGAGGCGGCGCCTAAACCCGATCGGCAGGCCACGCTGGCAGCACTCCGCCGTCAGCCGAACCAGCCACTCAACGTCATTGCGGAAGTGAAGAAGGCATCCCCTTCTAAAGGCCTCATCACCGCCGACTTCAACCCCGTGGCGACAGCCAAGGAATACGCAGCTGCGGGCGTTAGCGCCATCTCCGTGTTGACCGAACCCGATTATTTCCAGGGCAATATTGATTTCTTGAAGCAAATTGCCGCGCAAGTTGACCTGCCACTGCTCCGCAAAGACTTCACCATCGACCCCTACATGATTTACGAGGCGCGGGCCGCCGGTGCCAGTCTCATCCTATTGATTGTTGCCATCCTGGATGACGCCCAGCTGCGGGATTACCTGCAACTGGCCCGCAAGCTAGGTTTGGCCGCCATCGTCGAGGCCCATTCGGCAGATGAAGTCCGACGCGCCTTGGCCGCTGGCGCCGAAATCATCGGTGTGAACAACCGTGACCTGCGCACCTTCACCGTGGACCTGAACAACAGCGTCCGCTTGCGCCAGGTCGTGCCAGCAGACAAAATCTTCATCGCGGAAAGTGGCGTGCACACCGCGGCGGACGCCAAGGTGCTCGCAGATGCAGGTGCCGACACCATTCTCGTCGGCGAAGCATTCATGCGCGCGGACAATAAACAGGCATTATTAGCAGAACTCGTTGGGAGGTAA
- the trpD gene encoding anthranilate phosphoribosyltransferase encodes MIITAIQKLANKEDLTLTETEAVINEIMDGKCDNTQISAFLTALAMKGETVPEIAGATTAMRAHALPFKTDRNVLEIVGTGGDHAATFNISTTSAFVVAGAGIPVAKHGNRAASSKSGAADVLEALGVGINATPEVSEAALDEYGICFMFAQEYHQAMRFVGPVRKELGIRTIFNILGPLANPAHANSQLLGVYSEDLLEPLAETLGKIGVTNALVVHGGDGLDEVTVTGPTDIVELRDGKTTKYTITPEQFGIKRATDADLVGGTPEENAAITRAILNNTPGPKLDAVLLNSACAIHAARPDVSIEQGLQMAKDSIASGAAAAKLADLIAATNEQVSA; translated from the coding sequence ATGATTATTACAGCAATCCAAAAACTCGCCAACAAAGAAGATTTGACCCTCACCGAAACCGAAGCCGTGATTAACGAAATCATGGACGGCAAGTGTGACAACACCCAGATTAGCGCCTTCCTCACCGCCCTGGCGATGAAGGGCGAGACGGTCCCTGAAATCGCCGGTGCCACCACTGCCATGCGCGCCCACGCCTTGCCATTCAAGACCGACCGCAACGTGCTCGAAATCGTCGGCACGGGTGGTGATCACGCCGCCACCTTCAACATCTCCACCACCAGTGCGTTCGTTGTCGCCGGCGCTGGCATCCCCGTTGCCAAACACGGCAATCGTGCCGCATCATCCAAGAGTGGTGCCGCTGACGTGCTCGAAGCGCTTGGTGTCGGCATCAACGCCACCCCAGAAGTGAGCGAAGCCGCCCTCGATGAATACGGCATCTGCTTCATGTTTGCCCAGGAGTACCACCAGGCGATGCGCTTTGTCGGTCCCGTTCGCAAGGAACTCGGCATTCGCACCATCTTCAACATCCTTGGTCCCCTGGCCAATCCGGCACACGCCAACTCCCAGTTACTCGGTGTTTACAGTGAAGACTTGCTCGAACCTCTCGCTGAAACGCTCGGCAAGATTGGGGTCACTAACGCCCTGGTTGTCCACGGCGGCGACGGTCTCGATGAAGTCACTGTGACTGGCCCAACTGACATCGTAGAATTGCGCGATGGCAAGACAACGAAGTACACCATTACCCCAGAACAGTTCGGCATCAAGCGCGCGACCGACGCTGATTTGGTCGGTGGCACCCCAGAAGAAAACGCCGCAATCACGCGTGCAATCCTGAACAACACACCGGGGCCAAAGCTTGACGCCGTCCTCCTCAACTCTGCATGTGCCATCCACGCCGCTCGTCCAGATGTTTCCATCGAACAAGGCCTGCAGATGGCCAAGGACAGCATCGCATCCGGTGCCGCTGCCGCCAAGCTGGCCGACCTCATCGCCGCAACCAACGAGCAGGTGAGCGCATGA